From Lolium perenne isolate Kyuss_39 chromosome 5, Kyuss_2.0, whole genome shotgun sequence, a single genomic window includes:
- the LOC127299247 gene encoding uncharacterized protein, giving the protein MPMIIPAEVRAKAEIYTGDAAGQEKTRLMLAETELPSGLLPLKDIIECGYVEETGFVWLKQKKKVDHYFAKAGRYVSYGAEVSAIAEKGRLKKITGVKAKEMLIWITLNEICVDDPPTGKLHCKAIGGLSRSFAVEAFEADVPLPVPVTGRLKKKTEAESKDGKKEEEDAATEEAPEEEKKKTKDAAVAPAVVEEIDLKMKEMNKEAPVQAEAVAAKN; this is encoded by the coding sequence ATGCCGATGATCATCCCGGCCGAGGTCCGCGCCAAGGCGGAGATCTACACGGGCGACGCGGCGGGGCAGGAGAAGACGCGGCTGATGCTGGCGGAGACGGAGCTCCCCAGCGGGCTCCTCCCGCTCAAGGACATCATCGAGTGCGGGTACGTGGAGGAGACGGGGTTCGTGTGGCTGAAGCAGAAGAAGAAGGTGGACCACTACTTCGCCAAGGCCGGGCGCTACGTCTCGTACGGCGCCGAGGTGTCGGCCATCGCCGAGAAGGGCCGGCTGAAGAAGATCACGGGGGTCAAGGCCAAGGAGATGCTCATCTGGATCACCCTCAACGAGATCTGCGTCGACGACCCGCCCACCGGCAAGCTCCACTGCAAGGCCATCGGCGGCCTCTCCCGCAGCTTCGCCGTCGAGGCCTTCGAGGCCGACGTCCCCCTCCCCGTGCCCGTCACCGGGCGTCTCAAGAAGAAGACGGAGGCGGAGAGCAAGGACGGCAAgaaagaggaggaggacgcggcgacggaggaggcgccagaggaggagaagaagaagacgaaggatgCTGCCGTGGCCCCCGCCGTCGTCGAGGAGATCGACCTGAAGATGAAGGAGATGAACAAGGAAGCGCCGGTGCAGGCGGAGGCGGTTGCGGCGAAGAACTAG